One genomic segment of Rhizobium viscosum includes these proteins:
- the addB gene encoding double-strand break repair protein AddB: protein MTERHRPRILTIPSGLPFLKTLANSLCDGRLTPLFRHDPADPLSLAKVTIYLPTRRAVRVLRSEFVDLLGGRSAILPVIRPLGETDDDSGYFDEALPATIDLAQPLSNTARLLELARLILAWRNKLPEIVRHIHSESPLVAPASPADAIWLARNLAELIDSIETEDLAWSELGKLDTGDYAAWWQLTAEFLQIASAFWPERLIELGRSSPARHRNAILRAEAGRLSMMRPAGPIIIAGSTGSLPATADLIGAVANLPEGVIVLPGLDLSMPEEHWRLVAPDLLPGQRANPASRTHPQYGLSVLLKRLKLTREDVQPIEEAEADLRSRAEVLSRALTPSEATSGWGDWKKDLPEGTITAAFADVSMIEAANEREEATAIAVALRLALEQPGRDGESRAALITPDRNLARRVMAELSRFGILADDSAGTPLSATPQGTLLQLLLEATLRPGDPVAIVSLLKHPLARFGLERSFLTGAVEALELLALRGGVAEVDIGSLEQLLDHQLSEQALDRHAPVWRKSLPSEAADIARRLAQKVERAVEPLVSALVPHRRGHDGLTTGISLSQWAERTGRALESIAADEHGNLASLWSGEAGDALASLLGEVIDTEGQMEAEGPQWIDIMQALSAGHAVKPGALSHPRLFIFGTLEARLQNVDTLILGSLNEGSWPGQTANNPFVSRMMKTEIGLEPPERRIGQLAHDFEMANGTRHLIYSRALRQGSTPTVASRWLQRLLALGGEDFEEQLRERGARFVHWANQLDLGDNQAPAQRPSPKPPRELQPKSYSFSEVGRLRRDPYAIYARRTLRLDPVDPFNRDPGAAERGTLYHKIIDRFVREGHIAGTPEAAAAMNVILTELFDMESLPPHIDAVWRPRFREVARAFLNWEAARQPDVQKRLTEVRGGVELEGIDIRLTGVADRIDIKGPNSADIIDYKTGYNPSPTQARALLDPQLALEAAALQAGAFRDAGSLVPNDLLYVRLRPGSRFLVDKVNNEEASSDKTKSAMQLAEESIDQLVKFVTLLQSGEKGFTSRLIPAQQFDFGGDYDHLARVAEWATADPEGGGDE from the coding sequence ATGACGGAGCGGCATCGGCCACGCATTCTGACGATTCCGTCAGGTCTTCCCTTCCTGAAGACGCTGGCAAATTCACTCTGCGACGGACGCCTGACACCGCTTTTCCGACATGATCCCGCCGACCCACTGTCTCTTGCCAAGGTAACGATCTACCTGCCGACCCGGCGCGCCGTACGCGTGCTGCGTTCGGAATTCGTCGATCTGCTTGGCGGCCGTTCGGCGATCCTGCCGGTCATCCGGCCACTGGGAGAGACGGATGACGACAGCGGCTATTTTGACGAGGCACTGCCCGCGACGATCGATCTCGCTCAACCGCTTTCCAACACCGCACGCCTTCTGGAACTGGCGCGGCTGATCCTTGCCTGGCGTAACAAGCTGCCGGAGATCGTTCGGCACATCCATTCGGAATCGCCTCTCGTCGCACCGGCAAGCCCGGCGGATGCCATCTGGCTTGCCCGCAATCTGGCGGAACTGATCGATTCGATCGAAACCGAGGATCTTGCATGGTCTGAACTCGGCAAGCTCGATACGGGTGACTATGCGGCCTGGTGGCAATTGACGGCGGAATTCCTGCAGATCGCCAGTGCCTTCTGGCCGGAACGCTTGATCGAACTTGGCCGCTCTTCGCCGGCCCGTCACCGCAATGCCATTCTGCGCGCCGAGGCCGGCCGGCTCTCGATGATGAGGCCTGCCGGTCCGATCATCATTGCCGGTTCGACGGGGTCGCTTCCTGCCACGGCCGACCTCATCGGCGCCGTGGCGAACCTTCCGGAAGGCGTGATCGTGTTGCCCGGCCTCGACCTTTCCATGCCGGAGGAACACTGGCGGCTGGTCGCCCCTGATCTCCTGCCGGGTCAACGAGCCAATCCGGCAAGCCGCACACATCCGCAGTATGGTCTTTCGGTCCTGCTGAAGCGGCTGAAGCTCACCCGCGAGGATGTTCAGCCGATCGAGGAAGCGGAAGCCGATCTGCGCTCGCGCGCGGAAGTCCTCTCGCGGGCGCTTACTCCATCGGAAGCCACGAGCGGCTGGGGCGATTGGAAAAAAGACCTGCCGGAAGGGACCATTACTGCGGCATTCGCGGACGTATCGATGATCGAAGCCGCCAACGAGCGCGAGGAGGCGACGGCGATTGCCGTTGCTCTGCGGCTTGCACTGGAACAGCCAGGCAGAGATGGCGAAAGCAGGGCTGCACTTATTACGCCGGACCGCAATCTGGCGCGCCGCGTTATGGCGGAGCTTTCCCGCTTCGGCATTCTCGCCGACGATTCAGCCGGCACGCCACTTTCGGCAACGCCGCAGGGGACGCTGCTGCAATTGCTCCTGGAAGCGACACTGCGTCCCGGTGATCCTGTCGCCATCGTTTCGCTGCTCAAACATCCGCTTGCCCGCTTCGGGCTGGAGCGCAGCTTTCTGACTGGGGCTGTCGAGGCATTGGAGTTGCTGGCGCTGCGCGGCGGCGTGGCGGAAGTGGATATCGGATCGCTCGAACAGTTGCTCGACCATCAGCTTTCGGAGCAGGCGCTCGACAGGCACGCGCCGGTATGGCGCAAATCGCTGCCATCAGAAGCGGCGGACATCGCCCGCAGGTTAGCCCAGAAAGTTGAACGTGCCGTGGAGCCGCTGGTATCGGCACTCGTGCCACATCGTAGGGGTCATGATGGCCTGACAACGGGCATCTCGCTCTCGCAATGGGCCGAACGCACGGGCCGCGCTCTGGAGAGTATCGCTGCCGACGAACACGGCAATCTGGCAAGCCTTTGGTCCGGTGAGGCTGGTGATGCCCTGGCAAGTCTGCTTGGCGAAGTCATCGATACCGAAGGCCAGATGGAAGCGGAGGGGCCGCAATGGATCGATATCATGCAGGCGCTGTCGGCCGGCCATGCCGTCAAGCCCGGCGCCCTCAGTCACCCTCGCCTCTTCATCTTCGGTACGCTGGAAGCGCGCCTGCAGAATGTCGACACGCTGATCCTTGGCAGCCTCAACGAAGGATCATGGCCGGGGCAGACCGCCAATAATCCCTTCGTCTCCCGCATGATGAAGACGGAAATCGGGCTGGAGCCACCGGAACGGCGCATCGGTCAGCTGGCGCATGATTTCGAGATGGCGAACGGTACTCGCCATCTCATCTATTCGCGCGCCCTGCGTCAGGGTTCGACGCCGACGGTCGCCTCCCGGTGGCTGCAACGGCTGCTGGCGCTCGGCGGCGAGGATTTCGAAGAGCAATTGCGCGAGCGGGGCGCGCGTTTCGTTCATTGGGCAAACCAGCTAGACCTCGGTGACAATCAGGCGCCGGCGCAGAGGCCCTCTCCAAAGCCGCCACGGGAACTGCAGCCAAAATCCTATTCCTTCAGCGAAGTCGGTCGGCTGCGCCGCGACCCCTATGCGATTTATGCGCGGCGCACGCTGCGGCTCGATCCCGTCGACCCGTTCAATCGCGATCCGGGCGCGGCGGAACGCGGTACGCTCTACCACAAGATCATCGATCGCTTTGTTCGCGAAGGCCATATCGCGGGAACGCCGGAAGCGGCAGCGGCGATGAACGTCATCCTGACCGAACTCTTCGACATGGAGAGCCTGCCGCCGCATATCGACGCCGTCTGGCGGCCGCGTTTCCGCGAAGTCGCGCGCGCTTTCCTGAACTGGGAGGCTGCGCGGCAGCCCGATGTGCAGAAGAGGCTGACGGAAGTCAGAGGCGGCGTCGAACTCGAGGGAATCGATATCCGGCTCACCGGCGTTGCCGATCGTATCGATATCAAAGGGCCGAACAGTGCCGATATCATCGATTACAAGACCGGCTACAATCCTTCCCCGACACAGGCCCGAGCACTGCTGGACCCGCAGCTCGCGCTTGAAGCCGCGGCCCTTCAGGCCGGCGCTTTTCGTGATGCCGGCAGCCTCGTACCGAACGACCTCCTTTATGTCCGCTTGCGGCCGGGCAGCCGCTTCCTGGTGGACAAGGTCAATAACGAGGAGGCCAGCAGCGACAAGACAAAATCGGCAATGCAGCTTGCCGAGGAATCGATCGACCAGCTAGTGAAATTCGTCACCCTGCTGCAATCAGGCGAAAAAGGTTTTACTTCGCGGCTGATCCCCGCCCAACAATTCGATTTCGGCGGCGATTACGATCATCTTGCCCGCGTTGCGGAATGGGCGACCGCTGACCCGGAAGGAGGAGGCGATGAATGA
- the addA gene encoding double-strand break repair helicase AddA, with protein sequence MNDPTALPEGDDPGTWIGWTTIQQAIASDPARSAWVSANAGSGKTHVLTQRVIRLLLAGARPSAILCLTYTKAAASEMSNRVFERLAEWAIFPDDELARRITQIEGREPDSLKLMEARRLFAKALETPGGLKIQTIHAFCEALLHQFPLEANVAGHFSVLDDRAAETLLADARRSLLTATGPENDQNLAGAFTYVLNLGDESGLENLLGEIVANRNAIRRFMTAAEQHGSADRLLRERLSLSPDDTEEGLAERYWPLPGLSGATLELYLALATTKGGAKAQDVAEGLRRAVRERDVTARSQILEKIFLTSKGEPKTDGQFLVKAMLAEAPQLADAIASARTHVVACRDRLKMMRMHTATHAALVLADRLNRDYEELKKQRSHLDFEDLITRTADLLTKSGVGPWIHYKLDQGIDHILVDEAQDTSPIQWSVIQSLAEDFFSGESSRPVARTLFAVGDEKQSIYSFQGARPERFSEEKERTQRRVQNSGLNFSTVRLPLSFRSTSDVLLAVDHIFTPPENARGLGTEPVVHRSSRIGHPGAVDLWDMIVPDVVVKDEDWTAPFDATPESAPAAVLARRIAHTIGTLVGRETIIEKGRERFIEAGDILILVRKRDAFVNALTRELKRRGDIPVAGADRLVLTSHIAIQDLMALGRFLLLPEDDLSLAALLKSPLFNLSEEDIFAVAALRGDNESAWDHLRKYAADGNERLGVVVARLELFLDQSRSLSVHDFYARVLGSHGGRRQFLARLGTEVSDILDEFLTFALDHETSALPGLQSFISTLELEAPEVKREQDKGRNEVRIMTVHASKGLEAPIVFLVDGGSKAFTHTHLPKLRLLDAGPDEPPIPVWIPVSDLGNSLTSTDAARIQFLAEEEYRRLLYVAMTRAADRLIVCGYRGVRLNNDTWHMMISTALDAEHPHVEKATFSGPDGEWGGMHWRVPQVERSFERMDRAPEQAIVETVPPDLFRPLPPQKQLPRPLSPSGAGTIIDEEADDLLLTSPLFGQQEEGSDRSLEKGRLIHRMLQALPDIPVEERADAAKRYAERAARFWPATERQALVDSVVKLLQEERLQAVFNVHAQAEISIMGTLTLEGREYAVSGRIDRLAVLPDSVVILDYKTNRVPPASEDKIPFAHKAQLAIYREILKPLYPAKRIDCMLIYTENATIHTLSEHALASALAGLNTK encoded by the coding sequence ATGAATGATCCGACCGCGCTTCCCGAGGGTGACGATCCCGGTACCTGGATCGGCTGGACGACGATCCAGCAGGCGATCGCTTCTGATCCGGCCCGCTCTGCCTGGGTTTCGGCCAATGCCGGCTCCGGCAAGACACATGTTCTGACCCAGCGGGTGATCCGACTGCTGCTTGCCGGTGCGCGGCCTTCCGCCATTCTTTGCCTCACCTATACGAAGGCTGCCGCCTCCGAAATGTCGAACCGCGTGTTCGAACGGCTGGCGGAATGGGCGATTTTTCCGGATGACGAATTGGCCAGACGCATCACCCAGATCGAAGGTCGTGAGCCGGATTCCCTGAAGCTTATGGAAGCAAGACGGCTGTTTGCCAAGGCACTGGAAACACCGGGTGGGCTGAAGATCCAGACCATCCACGCCTTCTGTGAAGCGCTGCTGCACCAGTTTCCGCTGGAAGCAAACGTCGCCGGGCATTTCTCTGTCCTCGATGACCGGGCGGCAGAGACGCTGCTTGCCGATGCACGGCGCTCGCTTTTGACGGCAACTGGACCGGAGAACGACCAGAATCTCGCCGGTGCCTTCACCTATGTGCTTAATCTCGGCGATGAATCCGGGCTCGAAAATCTGCTCGGCGAGATCGTAGCCAACCGCAACGCCATACGCCGCTTCATGACCGCTGCCGAACAGCATGGCAGCGCCGATCGCCTGCTTCGCGAGAGGCTAAGCCTTTCACCTGATGATACGGAGGAGGGGCTGGCCGAACGATATTGGCCCTTGCCTGGGCTCTCGGGTGCAACGCTGGAACTTTACCTGGCGCTTGCCACAACGAAGGGTGGCGCTAAAGCGCAGGATGTTGCCGAAGGCCTGCGCCGCGCCGTACGCGAACGAGATGTGACCGCGCGTTCGCAGATTCTGGAGAAGATTTTCCTGACATCGAAGGGCGAGCCGAAGACGGACGGGCAATTCCTCGTCAAGGCGATGCTCGCGGAAGCGCCACAGCTTGCCGATGCGATCGCTTCCGCGCGGACGCATGTCGTCGCGTGCCGAGACCGCCTGAAGATGATGCGAATGCATACGGCAACTCATGCCGCCCTCGTGCTCGCGGACCGTCTGAACCGGGATTACGAGGAGCTGAAAAAGCAGCGCAGCCATCTCGACTTCGAAGACCTGATCACACGTACCGCAGACCTGCTTACGAAGAGCGGCGTCGGCCCGTGGATCCATTACAAACTCGATCAGGGTATCGACCATATTCTCGTCGATGAGGCGCAAGATACCAGCCCTATCCAGTGGAGTGTCATCCAGTCCCTGGCGGAAGATTTCTTTTCGGGCGAAAGTTCGCGGCCGGTGGCCCGGACATTGTTTGCCGTCGGCGACGAGAAACAATCGATCTATTCTTTCCAGGGCGCACGGCCCGAACGGTTCTCCGAAGAGAAGGAACGGACGCAGCGCCGGGTGCAGAACAGCGGCCTCAATTTCTCCACCGTCCGCCTGCCGCTCTCCTTCCGCTCCACGTCCGATGTGCTACTCGCCGTCGATCATATCTTCACGCCACCCGAGAATGCGCGCGGTCTCGGGACCGAGCCCGTCGTGCATCGCTCCAGCCGTATCGGCCATCCTGGTGCCGTCGATCTCTGGGACATGATCGTGCCTGACGTCGTCGTGAAGGACGAGGATTGGACCGCTCCCTTCGATGCGACGCCAGAAAGTGCGCCGGCCGCCGTCTTGGCACGGCGCATCGCTCATACGATCGGCACTCTCGTTGGCCGCGAAACGATCATCGAAAAGGGCAGGGAGCGCTTCATTGAAGCCGGCGATATCCTCATTCTCGTCCGCAAGCGCGACGCCTTTGTCAATGCATTGACACGCGAACTCAAACGGCGCGGTGACATTCCCGTTGCTGGTGCGGATCGCCTAGTGCTGACGAGCCATATCGCCATACAAGATCTGATGGCGCTTGGGCGCTTTCTTCTTCTGCCAGAAGATGATCTCTCGCTTGCCGCTCTCCTGAAAAGCCCTCTCTTCAATCTCTCGGAAGAGGATATTTTTGCGGTTGCGGCGCTGCGTGGCGACAATGAAAGCGCCTGGGACCATCTTCGCAAATATGCTGCCGATGGCAATGAGCGACTTGGCGTAGTGGTCGCGAGGCTGGAACTCTTCCTTGACCAATCTCGAAGCCTTTCGGTCCATGACTTCTATGCCCGCGTCCTTGGTAGCCATGGCGGCCGGCGGCAGTTCCTGGCGCGCCTCGGCACTGAAGTCAGCGATATCCTCGATGAATTTCTGACCTTTGCGCTCGACCACGAAACATCTGCTCTACCCGGCCTGCAGTCCTTCATCTCGACGCTTGAGCTTGAAGCGCCGGAAGTGAAGCGCGAGCAGGACAAGGGTCGCAACGAGGTGCGCATCATGACGGTGCATGCATCCAAAGGTCTGGAAGCGCCAATCGTCTTTCTGGTCGATGGCGGTTCCAAGGCTTTTACCCACACCCACCTGCCAAAGCTCCGGTTGCTTGATGCAGGGCCGGACGAGCCGCCGATACCGGTGTGGATTCCCGTCAGTGATCTCGGCAATTCACTGACGTCGACCGATGCGGCACGCATCCAGTTTCTTGCCGAAGAGGAATACCGGCGCCTGCTCTATGTGGCGATGACCCGCGCCGCCGACCGGCTGATCGTTTGCGGATATCGCGGCGTGCGGCTGAACAACGACACCTGGCATATGATGATTTCCACTGCGCTCGACGCGGAACATCCGCATGTCGAAAAGGCGACGTTCTCAGGTCCGGATGGAGAGTGGGGCGGGATGCACTGGCGTGTGCCGCAGGTCGAGCGCAGCTTCGAGCGAATGGATCGTGCGCCGGAGCAGGCAATTGTCGAAACGGTTCCCCCGGACCTGTTCCGGCCCCTCCCGCCGCAGAAACAATTGCCGCGGCCACTCAGCCCTTCCGGCGCCGGAACGATCATTGATGAAGAAGCCGATGATCTGCTGTTGACCTCACCGCTCTTCGGCCAGCAAGAAGAGGGCAGCGATCGTTCTCTGGAAAAGGGCCGCCTTATCCATCGGATGCTTCAGGCTCTTCCCGATATTCCGGTGGAGGAGCGGGCCGATGCAGCGAAGCGTTATGCTGAACGCGCGGCCCGATTCTGGCCGGCTACAGAGCGGCAGGCTCTAGTCGATTCGGTTGTGAAACTTTTGCAAGAAGAAAGGCTTCAAGCCGTCTTCAACGTTCATGCCCAGGCGGAAATCTCGATCATGGGGACCTTAACGCTGGAAGGCCGGGAGTATGCCGTCTCCGGCCGGATTGACCGCCTCGCTGTCCTGCCAGACAGCGTCGTCATTCTGGACTACAAGACAAATCGCGTTCCACCGGCAAGCGAAGACAAAATCCCTTTTGCTCACAAGGCGCAGCTTGCGATCTACCGGGAAATCCTGAAGCCGCTCTATCCCGCCAAACGAATCGATTGCATGTTGATCTACACCGAAAATGCGACCATCCATACGCTGAGTGAACATGCTTTGGCTTCTGCACTTGCGGGACTCAACACAAAGTGA
- the trxA gene encoding thioredoxin encodes MATVKVDINNFQSEVLESAEPVVVDFWAEWCGPCKMIAPSLEEIATELAGKVKVAKLNIDENPELAAQFGVRSIPTLAIFKGGEVADISIGAKPKTALSSWISSAA; translated from the coding sequence ATGGCTACCGTTAAGGTCGATATCAACAATTTCCAGTCGGAAGTTCTGGAATCCGCAGAACCCGTCGTCGTCGATTTCTGGGCTGAATGGTGCGGTCCTTGCAAAATGATTGCTCCGAGCCTCGAGGAAATCGCCACGGAACTGGCTGGCAAGGTCAAGGTTGCCAAGCTTAACATCGATGAAAACCCGGAACTGGCCGCTCAGTTCGGCGTTCGCTCGATCCCGACGCTCGCAATCTTCAAGGGCGGCGAAGTTGCCGACATCTCCATCGGCGCAAAGCCGAAGACGGCGCTTTCCAGCTGGATTTCCAGCGCAGCCTGA
- a CDS encoding bifunctional folylpolyglutamate synthase/dihydrofolate synthase has protein sequence MTNRGQIAVSEAAQEIEKLMGLHPKGYDLSLDRIRRLLEALGNPERNLPPVIHIAGTNGKGSTSAFCRALLEAGGYSVHVHTSPHLVNWHERYRLGVPDGRGQLVDDAVFAEALRRVAKANDGEKITVFEILTAVTFILFSEHPADAAIIEVGLGGRFDATNIIEDPAVSVIMPISLDHQPHLGDRVELIAAEKAGIMKRGHSVVIGHQEYDAALDVLMSTAERLNCPSAVFGQDFIAHEEYGRLIYQDEFGLADLPLPRLPGRHQYANAAAAIRAVKAAGFTVTEPMMEKAMETVEWPGRLQKLTEGRLLSHAPARSEIWVDGGHNPGAGEVIAEAMANFEERQSRPLFLVSGMINTKDPVGYFKAFTDLAEKIYCVPIRGSEAMIDPVILAHAAYDAGLVAEPMASVIDALDAIASTVDPEAPPPRILIGGSLYLVGDVLAENGTPPK, from the coding sequence ATGACGAACAGAGGCCAGATCGCGGTGAGTGAGGCGGCGCAGGAGATCGAGAAGCTCATGGGATTGCATCCCAAGGGCTACGATTTGTCATTGGACCGCATCAGGCGCCTTCTGGAAGCGCTCGGCAATCCCGAACGCAATCTCCCCCCTGTCATCCATATCGCCGGCACGAACGGCAAGGGCTCGACATCGGCTTTCTGCCGCGCGCTCCTGGAAGCAGGCGGCTACAGCGTCCATGTCCATACCTCTCCGCATCTCGTAAATTGGCACGAACGTTACCGTCTCGGTGTCCCAGACGGGCGTGGTCAGCTAGTTGATGATGCCGTTTTTGCAGAGGCTTTGCGACGTGTGGCGAAGGCCAATGATGGCGAGAAGATCACCGTTTTTGAAATTCTGACGGCCGTCACTTTCATTCTTTTTTCCGAACATCCGGCTGATGCCGCAATCATCGAGGTTGGCCTCGGGGGTCGTTTCGACGCGACCAACATCATTGAGGATCCAGCTGTTTCCGTCATCATGCCGATCTCGCTCGATCATCAGCCCCATCTCGGCGATCGGGTGGAACTGATCGCTGCGGAAAAGGCTGGCATCATGAAGCGCGGTCATTCCGTCGTCATTGGCCATCAGGAATATGACGCGGCGCTCGACGTGCTGATGTCGACCGCCGAGCGGCTGAACTGCCCGAGCGCTGTCTTCGGTCAGGATTTCATCGCCCATGAGGAATATGGTCGGCTGATCTATCAGGACGAGTTCGGCCTCGCGGATCTGCCCCTGCCGCGCCTGCCTGGGCGCCATCAATATGCCAATGCCGCTGCCGCCATCAGGGCTGTCAAGGCTGCAGGCTTCACCGTCACCGAGCCGATGATGGAAAAGGCGATGGAAACGGTGGAATGGCCGGGCCGTCTGCAGAAACTGACGGAAGGCAGGCTTTTGAGCCATGCACCGGCACGGTCGGAAATCTGGGTCGATGGCGGCCACAATCCGGGTGCCGGTGAAGTGATCGCCGAAGCCATGGCGAATTTCGAAGAGCGCCAGTCCCGTCCGCTGTTCCTGGTATCGGGCATGATCAATACCAAGGATCCGGTCGGCTATTTCAAGGCCTTCACGGACCTGGCGGAGAAGATCTATTGCGTACCGATCCGCGGCAGCGAGGCGATGATCGACCCGGTGATTCTGGCCCATGCCGCCTACGACGCCGGTCTCGTGGCCGAACCGATGGCGTCCGTCATCGACGCCCTGGACGCCATCGCTTCGACCGTCGATCCGGAGGCGCCGCCACCGCGTATCCTTATTGGCGGTTCTCTTTATCTCGTCGGCGACGTACTGGCGGAAAACGGTACACCCCCCAAATGA
- the accD gene encoding acetyl-CoA carboxylase, carboxyltransferase subunit beta: MNWITNYVRPRINSMLGRREVPENLWIKCPETGEMVFHKDLESNKWVIPASGYHMKMPAKARLADLFDNGEYEALPQPKVAQDPLKFRDSKKYSDRLRDSRLKTEQEDTILAGLGSVQGLKLVAVVHEFNFIGGSLGMAAGEAIVKAFERAIAEKCPLVMFPASGGARMQEGIMSLMQLPRTTVAVDMLKEAGQPYIVVLTNPTTGGVTASYAMLGDIHLAEPGAEIGFAGKRVIEQTLREKLPEGFQTSEYLLEHGVVDMVVKRHDIPATLARLLKILTKKPAAAANDANGMIALAASA; encoded by the coding sequence TTGAACTGGATCACTAACTACGTTCGCCCGCGGATCAATTCCATGCTGGGCCGTCGCGAAGTGCCGGAGAACCTCTGGATCAAGTGCCCGGAAACGGGCGAGATGGTCTTTCACAAGGACCTCGAAAGCAACAAGTGGGTCATCCCCGCTTCCGGCTATCACATGAAAATGCCGGCAAAGGCGCGCCTTGCCGACCTGTTCGACAACGGCGAATACGAAGCTTTGCCGCAGCCGAAGGTCGCCCAGGACCCGCTGAAGTTCCGCGATTCCAAGAAATATAGCGATCGCCTGCGTGACAGCCGTCTCAAGACCGAGCAGGAAGACACGATCCTTGCCGGTCTCGGCAGCGTGCAAGGCCTGAAGCTCGTCGCCGTCGTCCATGAATTCAACTTCATCGGCGGTTCGCTCGGCATGGCTGCTGGCGAGGCTATCGTCAAAGCCTTCGAACGCGCGATTGCGGAAAAGTGCCCGCTCGTTATGTTCCCGGCTTCCGGCGGTGCTCGTATGCAGGAGGGCATCATGTCGCTGATGCAGCTTCCACGCACGACGGTTGCGGTTGACATGCTCAAGGAAGCAGGCCAGCCCTATATCGTGGTTCTGACCAATCCGACGACGGGCGGCGTAACGGCGTCCTACGCTATGCTTGGTGACATTCATTTGGCCGAACCGGGCGCCGAAATCGGCTTTGCCGGCAAACGTGTCATTGAACAGACACTCCGTGAAAAGCTCCCTGAGGGCTTCCAGACGTCGGAATATCTTCTGGAACACGGCGTGGTCGACATGGTCGTCAAGCGTCACGATATTCCCGCGACGCTGGCGCGCCTGTTGAAGATCCTGACCAAGAAGCCGGCTGCGGCAGCAAATGATGCCAATGGGATGATTGCTCTGGCGGCGAGCGCCTGA
- the trpA gene encoding tryptophan synthase subunit alpha: MTARMDKRFADLKAEGRPALVTYFMGGDPDYETSLGIMKALPEAGSDVIELGMPFSDPMADGPAIQLAGQRALKGGQTLKKTLQLAADFRKTNDATPIVMMGYYNPIYIYGVEKFLDDALASGIDGLIIVDLPPEMDDELCIPALKKGINFIRLATPTTDEKRLPTVLKNTSGFVYYVSMNGITGSALPDPSLISGAVERIKDHTDLPVCVGFGVKTAEHAKIIGASADGVVVGTAIVNQVANSLTAEGKATADTVQAVATLVRGLSTGTRSARLVAAE; encoded by the coding sequence ATGACCGCACGTATGGACAAACGTTTCGCCGATCTGAAGGCGGAAGGCCGCCCGGCGCTCGTAACCTATTTCATGGGCGGCGACCCTGATTACGAGACCTCGCTCGGCATCATGAAAGCGTTGCCGGAAGCAGGTTCTGATGTTATCGAGCTCGGCATGCCCTTTTCCGATCCGATGGCCGATGGTCCCGCGATCCAGCTCGCCGGCCAGCGTGCCCTCAAGGGAGGCCAGACGCTGAAGAAGACGCTGCAGCTCGCTGCCGACTTCCGCAAGACCAATGATGCGACGCCGATCGTCATGATGGGTTACTACAACCCGATCTATATTTACGGCGTCGAGAAGTTTCTCGATGATGCGCTGGCATCCGGCATCGATGGCCTGATCATCGTCGACCTGCCGCCGGAAATGGATGACGAGCTCTGCATCCCGGCTCTGAAGAAGGGTATCAATTTCATCCGTTTGGCCACACCGACGACGGATGAAAAGCGCCTGCCGACGGTTTTGAAGAACACCTCGGGCTTCGTCTATTATGTCTCGATGAACGGCATCACCGGTTCGGCCTTGCCGGATCCGTCGCTGATTTCGGGCGCAGTCGAGCGCATCAAGGACCATACCGATCTGCCCGTTTGCGTCGGCTTCGGCGTCAAGACGGCTGAACACGCAAAGATCATCGGTGCTTCGGCCGACGGCGTCGTCGTTGGTACCGCAATCGTCAATCAGGTGGCCAACAGCCTGACGGCAGAGGGGAAGGCGACAGCGGATACGGTTCAGGCCGTTGCGACGCTGGTTCGGGGCCTTTCCACAGGAACGCGTTCGGCGCGCCTTGTTGCTGCCGAATAG